A single genomic interval of Granulicella tundricola MP5ACTX9 harbors:
- a CDS encoding ATPase, translating into MSEWTSGTSGKPAIFCISTYVKGQAFLREAAALGCEVTLLTVDRLRDDDWPKDILHELLTMPEDLTPGQILNTVMYLARTRRIDRIVPLDEFDLEAAALLREHMRLPGLGETATRFFRDKLAMRTEAKKAGIAVPEFTGVFNYDDLRAFMRNVPGPWLLKPRTSASAIGIRRIEHEDQLWPALDELGDLQSHYVMERFVSGEVFHVEGVTWGGKVLFAQPFQYGKPPMQTMHQGGVFTTRTLELGSKDGKGLLKIHESLIAGLHMHAGVTHSEFIRADADGRFYFLETAARVGGAYIAETLEFATGVNPWVEWARIEVALAKGEEYKLPELRKEYAGSVISLAKQETPDTSGYTDPEIVLRLHKTHHAGIILKSGSEPRLKSLVESYAGRFLDDFCAVMAVPDKPTA; encoded by the coding sequence ATGAGCGAGTGGACCAGCGGTACGAGTGGGAAGCCGGCGATCTTCTGCATTAGCACTTACGTGAAGGGACAGGCCTTCCTGCGGGAGGCGGCGGCGCTGGGGTGCGAGGTGACGCTGCTGACGGTTGATCGGCTGAGGGATGACGACTGGCCGAAGGACATTCTGCACGAGCTTCTGACGATGCCGGAGGACCTGACGCCGGGACAGATTCTGAATACGGTGATGTACCTGGCGCGGACGCGGCGGATCGACCGGATTGTGCCGCTGGATGAGTTCGACTTGGAGGCTGCGGCGCTGCTGCGCGAGCATATGCGGCTGCCGGGGCTGGGGGAGACGGCGACGCGGTTCTTCCGGGACAAGCTGGCGATGCGGACCGAGGCAAAGAAGGCCGGGATCGCGGTGCCGGAGTTTACCGGCGTGTTTAACTACGACGATCTGCGGGCGTTCATGCGGAATGTGCCGGGGCCATGGCTGCTGAAGCCGAGGACGAGTGCTTCGGCGATCGGGATCAGGCGGATTGAGCATGAGGACCAGCTTTGGCCGGCGCTGGATGAGCTTGGGGACCTGCAGAGTCACTATGTGATGGAACGGTTCGTTTCAGGCGAGGTGTTCCATGTGGAGGGTGTGACGTGGGGCGGGAAGGTTCTGTTCGCGCAGCCGTTCCAATATGGGAAGCCTCCGATGCAGACGATGCACCAGGGTGGTGTGTTTACGACGCGGACGCTGGAACTGGGATCGAAGGACGGCAAGGGGCTGCTGAAGATTCACGAGAGCCTGATTGCTGGGCTGCATATGCACGCAGGGGTGACGCACAGCGAGTTCATTCGGGCGGACGCGGATGGGAGGTTCTATTTCCTGGAGACGGCGGCCCGGGTGGGCGGGGCTTATATTGCCGAGACTCTGGAGTTTGCGACGGGGGTGAATCCGTGGGTGGAGTGGGCTCGGATTGAGGTGGCGCTGGCGAAGGGCGAGGAGTATAAGCTGCCGGAGCTGCGGAAGGAGTATGCGGGCAGCGTGATCAGCCTGGCGAAGCAGGAGACGCCGGATACGAGCGGGTATACGGACCCGGAGATCGTGCTGCGGCTTCACAAGACGCATCATGCGGGGATTATTTTGAAGTCGGGCTCAGAGCCGCGGCTGAAGAGCCTGGTGGAGAGCTATGCGGGGCGTTTTCTGGATGACTTCTGCGCGGTGATGGCAGTGCCGGACAAGCCGACGGCATAG
- the hldE gene encoding bifunctional D-glycero-beta-D-manno-heptose-7-phosphate kinase/D-glycero-beta-D-manno-heptose 1-phosphate adenylyltransferase HldE: MLPELHSVLELLEHGFGELKILVVGDIMLDRYILGEVERISPEAPVPVLRHAQRYERPGGAANVAMNLAGLGCQTLLAGFWGADAEQGELVKLLEAAKIDTVGVVSSSLPTISKTRIMAKTQQILRLDIESRDKAPMAESERLEARAVELVTKVHAVILSDYAKGVLTDKVCEAIIRAARMAGVPVLVDPKTKDFSKYSGATTVCPNLNELSLATGVPAHQTAELLAAARVQMTEHDFKFLTVTMSEKGITVLGPEGDFHSPARAREVYDVSGAGDTVIAVLAAALAGGLQTRTAVELANLAAGIVVGKVGTVPIAQHELISALTPSSGITSGEKILDWERVQRRVTEWRAAGETVVFTNGCFDLLHVGHITLLEECRRFGSKLVLGLNADASICRLKGPSRPIVGERERARVMAALASVDAVVLFEEDTPLELIQVLKPDVLVKGGDYSIETVVGHEDVIGRGGRVEIVPIVEGFSTTNIVRKLTTPAEEHQTT, translated from the coding sequence ATGCTGCCTGAACTTCATTCCGTCCTCGAACTGTTGGAACATGGCTTTGGAGAGCTGAAGATCCTTGTGGTTGGGGATATCATGCTCGACCGTTACATCTTGGGTGAGGTGGAACGGATCTCGCCTGAGGCTCCGGTGCCAGTGCTGCGACATGCGCAGCGGTATGAGCGGCCGGGAGGCGCGGCGAACGTCGCGATGAATCTGGCAGGGCTGGGCTGCCAGACGCTGCTGGCGGGGTTCTGGGGCGCGGACGCGGAGCAGGGCGAGCTGGTGAAGCTGCTTGAGGCGGCGAAGATCGATACGGTGGGTGTGGTTTCGAGCTCACTGCCTACGATTTCAAAGACTCGGATTATGGCTAAGACGCAGCAGATTCTGCGGCTGGATATCGAGAGCCGGGATAAGGCTCCGATGGCAGAGTCTGAACGGCTGGAGGCTCGGGCGGTGGAGCTGGTGACCAAGGTTCATGCGGTCATCCTGTCCGACTATGCGAAGGGTGTGCTGACGGATAAGGTGTGCGAGGCGATTATCCGGGCCGCTCGGATGGCGGGTGTGCCGGTGCTGGTGGACCCGAAGACGAAGGACTTCAGTAAATATTCGGGTGCGACTACGGTTTGTCCGAATCTGAATGAACTGTCGCTGGCTACGGGTGTGCCGGCACACCAGACTGCGGAGTTGCTGGCTGCTGCCCGGGTGCAGATGACGGAGCATGACTTCAAGTTCCTGACCGTGACGATGAGCGAGAAGGGAATTACCGTGCTGGGGCCTGAGGGGGACTTCCATTCACCGGCTCGGGCTCGCGAGGTTTATGACGTTTCGGGTGCGGGCGATACGGTGATTGCGGTGCTGGCTGCGGCTCTGGCGGGTGGCTTGCAGACCCGGACTGCGGTGGAGCTGGCGAACCTGGCGGCGGGTATTGTTGTGGGCAAGGTCGGGACGGTGCCGATTGCGCAGCATGAGCTGATCTCTGCTTTGACGCCGAGTTCCGGGATCACTTCGGGCGAGAAGATTCTGGATTGGGAGCGGGTGCAGCGGCGGGTGACGGAGTGGCGTGCTGCTGGAGAGACCGTGGTATTTACGAACGGATGCTTCGACCTGCTGCATGTGGGACATATCACGCTGCTGGAAGAGTGCAGACGGTTTGGGTCGAAGCTGGTGCTTGGGTTGAATGCGGATGCCTCGATCTGCCGGCTGAAGGGGCCTTCGCGGCCCATTGTGGGCGAGCGGGAGCGGGCAAGGGTGATGGCTGCGCTGGCGTCGGTGGATGCGGTGGTGCTGTTTGAAGAAGATACTCCGCTGGAGCTGATCCAGGTGTTGAAGCCGGATGTTCTGGTGAAGGGTGGGGACTACTCGATTGAGACGGTGGTGGGGCATGAGGATGTGATCGGACGGGGCGGCCGGGTGGAGATCGTGCCGATCGTGGAAGGATTTTCCACGACGAACATCGTGCGGAAGCTGACGACTCCGGCTGAGGAGCATCAGACGACTTAA
- a CDS encoding glycosyltransferase family 9 protein, whose translation MAKRVKRVLIYRLGSLGDTVVALPALHLIARAFPGAERKLLTNFPINDKAPAAAAVLGKSGLVAGYFRYTVGMRNPFALLRLWFELIRWRPQVLVYLAAARGVSVAKRDSLFFKVCGIPRQVGVPLTDVAQRNTWLGDELGYEPECERLVRNISELGDAEIDRADAWDLRLSIAERARGREMLAAAKGRPLIMFSIGTKLQANDWGKERWRALMVEMGRQYRDHALVFTGVKGESETSEFVAEGWRESAGEDSPVVNLCGKLSPRESAACFAQAQVFLGHDSGPMHLAAAIGAPVVAIFSARNLPRMWFPYGKQHRVIYHEVSCMGCGLERCVVEQKRCLTSIGVDEVVEAVREVLGERVGAGR comes from the coding sequence ATGGCGAAACGGGTAAAACGGGTTCTGATCTACCGGCTGGGAAGTCTGGGGGATACCGTGGTGGCGCTGCCTGCGCTGCACCTGATCGCACGCGCGTTTCCGGGTGCGGAACGCAAGCTGCTGACGAACTTTCCAATCAACGATAAGGCTCCTGCGGCGGCTGCCGTGCTGGGCAAGAGCGGGCTGGTGGCTGGGTATTTTCGCTACACGGTGGGGATGCGGAACCCGTTTGCTCTGCTGAGGCTGTGGTTTGAATTGATCCGCTGGCGACCGCAGGTGCTGGTGTACCTGGCAGCTGCTCGGGGCGTGAGCGTGGCAAAGAGGGACTCGCTGTTTTTCAAGGTGTGCGGGATCCCGCGGCAGGTTGGCGTGCCTTTGACGGATGTGGCGCAGAGAAATACGTGGCTAGGGGATGAGCTGGGGTATGAGCCGGAGTGCGAACGGCTGGTGCGGAATATCAGTGAGCTGGGGGACGCGGAGATCGACCGGGCGGATGCGTGGGATCTGCGACTCTCGATTGCGGAACGTGCGCGGGGGCGGGAGATGCTGGCGGCGGCGAAGGGACGGCCGCTGATCATGTTCAGCATTGGGACGAAGCTGCAGGCGAACGACTGGGGCAAAGAGCGATGGCGGGCGCTGATGGTGGAGATGGGCCGGCAGTATCGGGATCATGCGCTGGTGTTTACCGGGGTGAAGGGCGAGAGCGAGACAAGCGAGTTTGTGGCGGAGGGGTGGCGGGAGTCGGCCGGGGAAGACAGCCCGGTGGTCAACCTGTGCGGAAAGCTTTCTCCGCGGGAGAGCGCGGCGTGCTTTGCGCAGGCGCAGGTGTTTCTGGGGCATGACTCCGGGCCTATGCACCTGGCGGCGGCGATTGGAGCTCCGGTGGTGGCGATCTTTTCCGCGCGGAATCTGCCGAGGATGTGGTTTCCGTACGGCAAGCAGCACAGGGTGATCTATCACGAGGTGAGCTGCATGGGCTGCGGGCTGGAGCGGTGCGTGGTGGAGCAGAAGCGGTGTCTGACGAGCATTGGGGTGGATGAGGTGGTGGAGGCGGTGCGCGAGGTGCTGGGGGAACGGGTGGGGGCAGGGCGCTAG
- a CDS encoding DUF4254 domain-containing protein codes for MHTPSSTPFVDAALITRMHDEATALWHTTLPDLAPDPASLLHQVRAHHRANYDLWHQEDEARNPSATDSIIATVKHAIDRLNQLRNDTVEQMDVRLLAEASPQNEDAPLHSETPGLIIDRLSILALKQYHTAEESQRPSATEQHRLRNLARLHVIRQQRNDLALCLDQLWNDIRSGRRRFKLYRQMKMYNDPDLNPVLYRNPR; via the coding sequence ATGCACACTCCCTCCTCAACTCCCTTCGTCGACGCCGCCCTCATCACTCGCATGCACGACGAGGCCACAGCTCTCTGGCACACCACCTTGCCGGACCTCGCCCCTGACCCCGCCAGCCTCCTCCACCAGGTCCGCGCCCATCACCGCGCCAACTACGACCTCTGGCACCAGGAGGACGAAGCTCGCAACCCCTCAGCCACCGACTCCATCATCGCCACCGTCAAGCACGCCATCGACCGCCTCAACCAGCTCCGCAACGATACCGTCGAGCAGATGGACGTGCGCCTCCTCGCCGAGGCCAGCCCCCAGAATGAGGACGCCCCCCTCCACTCGGAGACCCCCGGCCTTATCATCGACCGCCTCTCCATCCTCGCCCTCAAGCAGTACCACACCGCCGAGGAGTCCCAGCGCCCCTCGGCAACCGAGCAGCATCGCCTCCGCAACCTCGCCCGCCTCCACGTCATCCGCCAGCAGCGCAACGACCTCGCACTCTGCCTTGACCAGCTCTGGAACGACATCCGCAGCGGCCGCCGCCGCTTCAAACTCTACCGCCAGATGAAGATGTACAACGATCCCGACCTCAACCCGGTCCTCTATCGCAACCCTCGTTGA
- a CDS encoding tetratricopeptide repeat protein, with translation MAQTKPISQAAPKRAPRIIAGSAAPAHDAARAQTLVNYEAALQLMQQGKYDKAHAAFDKMLLNSPADLAERIRMYINACLLQVSKGKTTFSSHEEEYDYAISLLNDGHYEDARTHFKAILSHNAKADYVFYGMAVLASMTGDCNTCLEHLTEAIRQNPRNRIQARADSDFQDMADDPRFTELLYPEV, from the coding sequence ATGGCGCAGACAAAACCGATCTCCCAAGCCGCACCCAAGCGAGCTCCCCGCATCATCGCCGGCTCCGCGGCCCCCGCGCACGACGCGGCCCGCGCGCAGACCCTCGTCAACTATGAGGCGGCCCTCCAGCTCATGCAGCAGGGCAAATACGATAAGGCCCACGCCGCCTTTGACAAGATGCTCCTCAACAGCCCAGCCGATCTCGCAGAGCGCATCCGCATGTACATCAACGCCTGCCTGCTTCAGGTCTCCAAGGGCAAGACCACCTTCAGCTCGCACGAAGAAGAATACGATTACGCAATCTCGCTCCTCAACGACGGCCACTACGAAGACGCCCGCACCCACTTCAAAGCCATCCTCAGCCACAACGCAAAAGCCGACTACGTCTTCTACGGCATGGCCGTCCTCGCCAGCATGACCGGCGACTGCAACACCTGCCTCGAGCACCTCACCGAGGCCATCCGCCAGAACCCGCGCAACCGCATCCAGGCCCGCGCCGACTCCGACTTCCAGGACATGGCCGACGACCCCCGCTTCACAGAACTCCTCTACCCGGAAGTATAG
- the queG gene encoding tRNA epoxyqueuosine(34) reductase QueG codes for MAIEVVYRLRMGSAWSSELVEWVRGSAVGAGFDLCGVAGAPASGESEGVLTAERFSEWVAGGRAGEMEYLKRRDEAGELLRRSARVAMPWVRSVVVCALNYHAEGPLSVDAAAKGAGWIGRYAWSGGEDGEPVDYHDDLMRRLKVVEAGLVARVSSETLQTKCYVDTGPLLERDFAARAGVGWVGKNTCVINQGVGSWLLLGVIVCSLEVETEAAALVAADRCGSCTRCIEACPTGALVASREMDASLCIAYLTIEKKGAIAEELREKMGRQVFGCDICQDVCPWNRKAPVGDHVGFRARGELVNPSLDWLGGMSADEFRRWFKGSPLERTKRHRVQRNVAIAMGNSGDESFVPKLMEWAGGEDAVLAESAGWALRRLGLLASRQRAWMLSEDVKKSEAEPEVKPIEAVKPTVREDGAWPQVKALAMYMASTEVHTYAFSVAANVILSLFPFIVLLLTLAQKVFHSPAMVAVVGDLLRTILPNNQDFIVRNMTSLVHPHGSTRVFSVVMLLITSTGVFLPLEVALNNVWGVKENRNYLQNQMVSLGLAAAVGALAMASVALATGQQRITTWIFFGHTDNIFFNFLAGGVLKICAVVMSVLLFFLIYWVLPHRKIPAMAVLPTAIVIGLSWEVAKYLYVLALPHLDFESVYGPFKVSVGLMMWAFLSGLMLLAGAHFSATRYTLRLAREAEAE; via the coding sequence GTGGCGATAGAGGTAGTTTACCGTTTACGGATGGGGAGTGCGTGGAGCTCGGAGCTGGTGGAGTGGGTGAGGGGCTCGGCTGTGGGGGCGGGGTTCGATTTGTGTGGGGTGGCGGGGGCTCCGGCTTCAGGGGAGAGTGAGGGAGTGCTTACTGCGGAGAGGTTTTCTGAATGGGTCGCGGGCGGGCGTGCGGGGGAGATGGAGTACCTGAAACGAAGGGATGAGGCTGGGGAGTTGTTGAGGCGGTCGGCTCGGGTGGCTATGCCTTGGGTGAGGTCCGTGGTGGTTTGTGCTTTGAACTATCACGCTGAGGGGCCTTTGTCTGTTGACGCGGCAGCTAAGGGCGCGGGGTGGATTGGGCGGTATGCGTGGAGTGGCGGGGAGGACGGGGAGCCGGTCGATTATCACGATGATCTGATGAGGCGGCTGAAGGTGGTCGAGGCGGGGTTGGTTGCGCGGGTTTCCAGTGAGACGCTTCAGACGAAGTGCTATGTGGATACGGGGCCGTTGCTGGAGAGGGACTTTGCGGCTCGGGCGGGGGTGGGATGGGTAGGGAAGAATACATGTGTGATCAATCAGGGGGTGGGGAGCTGGCTGCTGCTGGGGGTGATTGTTTGCTCGCTGGAGGTGGAGACGGAGGCTGCTGCTTTGGTGGCGGCGGATCGGTGTGGGAGTTGTACTCGATGTATTGAGGCTTGTCCTACGGGAGCGCTGGTTGCGTCGCGAGAGATGGATGCTTCTCTGTGTATCGCTTATCTGACAATTGAGAAGAAGGGAGCGATTGCGGAGGAATTGCGGGAGAAGATGGGGCGGCAGGTGTTTGGGTGCGATATCTGCCAGGATGTTTGTCCGTGGAATCGGAAGGCCCCGGTGGGGGATCATGTGGGGTTTCGGGCTCGGGGCGAGTTGGTGAATCCTTCGCTTGATTGGCTCGGGGGGATGAGCGCAGACGAATTTCGGAGGTGGTTCAAGGGGAGTCCGCTGGAGCGGACGAAGCGGCATAGGGTGCAAAGGAATGTGGCGATTGCGATGGGGAATAGCGGGGATGAGTCGTTTGTGCCGAAGCTGATGGAGTGGGCGGGTGGTGAGGATGCGGTGCTGGCGGAGAGTGCGGGGTGGGCTTTGAGGCGGTTGGGGCTGCTAGCATCGAGGCAGAGGGCGTGGATGTTGTCTGAGGACGTAAAGAAGAGTGAAGCTGAGCCGGAGGTGAAGCCGATTGAGGCTGTGAAGCCTACCGTGCGGGAGGATGGCGCGTGGCCTCAGGTGAAGGCGCTGGCGATGTATATGGCGAGCACCGAGGTGCATACATATGCGTTCAGCGTGGCGGCGAATGTGATTCTGTCTTTGTTTCCGTTTATCGTGCTGCTGCTTACGCTGGCGCAGAAGGTATTTCATTCGCCTGCGATGGTGGCGGTGGTGGGGGATCTGCTGCGGACGATTCTGCCGAACAATCAGGACTTTATCGTGCGGAATATGACGTCGCTGGTGCACCCGCATGGCTCGACCCGGGTGTTTTCCGTGGTGATGCTGCTGATCACTTCTACGGGGGTGTTCCTGCCGCTGGAGGTGGCGCTGAACAATGTCTGGGGGGTGAAGGAGAACCGGAATTATCTGCAGAACCAGATGGTATCGCTGGGGCTGGCGGCGGCGGTTGGTGCGCTGGCTATGGCTTCCGTGGCGCTGGCGACCGGGCAGCAGAGGATCACGACGTGGATCTTCTTTGGGCATACGGACAACATCTTCTTCAACTTCCTGGCGGGCGGGGTGCTGAAGATCTGTGCCGTGGTGATGAGTGTGCTGCTGTTCTTCCTGATCTATTGGGTGCTGCCGCATCGGAAGATTCCGGCGATGGCGGTGTTGCCAACGGCGATTGTGATTGGGCTTTCGTGGGAGGTGGCGAAGTATCTGTATGTGCTGGCTTTGCCGCACCTGGATTTTGAGTCGGTGTATGGGCCGTTCAAGGTTTCAGTGGGATTGATGATGTGGGCATTTTTGTCCGGATTGATGCTGCTGGCGGGGGCGCATTTTTCGGCTACGCGGTATACGCTGCGGCTGGCGAGAGAGGCTGAGGCGGAGTGA
- the lpxB gene encoding lipid-A-disaccharide synthase, whose protein sequence is MFLSSGEASGDHYGAQIIHALRASLPNATFTGLGGAEMAQAGQTRIVKAEDVAHMGITEVILHAPYIYSQYRKLVASIRSHPPAAAILIDFPDVNFRLAKHLKSLGIPVIWFVSPQLWAWKRRRLRWVQQRVTRMLTIFPFEEQFYKNRKVQAEFVGHPLAELPLPTITREAYAAHNNLDPNKPWIALLPGSRWREIESNLPTMVEMACRHPRDVEYILPVASTIDRPRLADFTAGWISHYPGSDPTLTLPYIHLVSDAREALHHARASVVASGTATVQAALIGNPFLVVYKVSPITFKLAKSLVWYPPEVWPTEEGTDRNGNLPIAMPNLIAGRRIVPELLQERFNPDALSEALTPLLRDTPTRQRQLEDLAALRQCLTTQGPTPIVRVRDAVLSVLPPSVN, encoded by the coding sequence ATCTTCCTCTCCTCCGGCGAAGCCTCCGGCGACCACTACGGCGCACAGATCATCCACGCCCTCCGAGCCTCACTCCCCAACGCCACCTTCACCGGCCTCGGCGGCGCAGAGATGGCCCAGGCCGGCCAAACCCGCATCGTCAAAGCCGAAGACGTAGCTCACATGGGCATCACGGAGGTCATCCTCCACGCCCCCTACATCTACTCCCAGTACCGCAAGCTGGTCGCCAGCATTCGCAGCCACCCACCCGCCGCAGCCATCCTCATTGACTTCCCCGACGTCAACTTTCGCCTCGCCAAGCACCTCAAATCCCTCGGAATACCCGTCATCTGGTTCGTCTCCCCCCAGCTCTGGGCCTGGAAGCGACGCCGCCTCCGCTGGGTCCAGCAGCGCGTCACCCGCATGCTCACCATCTTTCCCTTCGAAGAGCAGTTCTACAAAAACCGCAAAGTTCAAGCCGAGTTCGTAGGCCACCCCCTCGCCGAACTTCCCCTCCCCACCATCACCCGCGAGGCCTACGCCGCCCACAACAACCTCGACCCCAACAAGCCCTGGATCGCCCTCCTCCCCGGCTCCCGCTGGCGAGAGATCGAGTCCAACCTCCCCACCATGGTCGAGATGGCCTGCCGCCACCCCCGCGACGTCGAGTACATCCTCCCCGTAGCCAGCACCATAGACCGTCCCCGCCTCGCAGACTTCACCGCCGGTTGGATCAGCCACTACCCCGGCAGCGATCCCACCCTGACACTCCCCTACATCCACCTCGTCTCAGACGCCCGTGAAGCCCTCCACCACGCCCGAGCCTCCGTCGTCGCCAGCGGTACCGCCACCGTCCAGGCCGCCCTCATCGGCAACCCCTTCCTGGTCGTCTACAAGGTCTCCCCCATCACCTTCAAGCTGGCAAAATCTCTCGTCTGGTACCCACCCGAAGTCTGGCCCACGGAAGAGGGCACCGACCGCAACGGCAACCTCCCCATCGCCATGCCAAACCTCATCGCCGGCCGCCGCATAGTCCCGGAACTCCTTCAGGAACGTTTCAATCCCGACGCCCTCTCAGAAGCTCTTACCCCGCTCCTCAGAGACACCCCCACCCGTCAGCGCCAGCTAGAGGACCTCGCCGCCCTCCGCCAGTGCCTCACCACTCAGGGTCCCACCCCAATAGTAAGAGTCCGGGACGCTGTTCTCTCCGTCCTCCCACCTTCCGTCAATTAG